Part of the Lolium rigidum isolate FL_2022 chromosome 6, APGP_CSIRO_Lrig_0.1, whole genome shotgun sequence genome, CTGCTGATGACTCCTCATCATCACCTCCTGATTCAGCCGATCCCTTAGCATCTCCAGTGCTATCAGTGGTTGGATTTGCCGATTTGTTCTCACCGCTGGGACTTGTGCTTGTTGCATGCTGCAAGGTAAATCTATGTAAGCAATACTTTTTTGAGAGTATGTAAGCAATACTTAGGGAGAGGTCTGCCTGGTCATTCAGATGAATATATTACTAACCTCATCAGAAAGAGttacaggtgcatttgagtgcatCTCGACAAGATCAGGAACACTGGCACAATCCTGAAAAATATCCCCCAAAATATATTTGAAAACTGATAACTTGAGAAAACTGATACTGCTAGATAGCTTATGCAGTGGGCAAAGCATAGGGACACATTTAACTCGGAAAATATACAGTACACGGATCAATACCTGGTCTGCTATTTTTAAGGAATTGATTTTAACAGACACATCATCGCCACCTTCACTTTCTCGTTCTGATGTtgaatcaacatcatcatcatcatcatctgagTTGGAATCGTTTTCTTCAGCGTTCTCATCAATGAACTGTAATCAGGTgaaaaaaaaagataatttcATCACTCACCAGTCTAAATATCTGATATTTAATGTCAAACTGATACAGATGACATGAGAAGGAACATTTCGTGGTTATCAGTGATTTTAACATAGTATTGTGGTCTAAATTTATTGCCCTCAAAAGGCGCATCTCACAAGATCCCCAAATGGGTTATGTCATATATTAACATTAACAGGACAAACAGAATCTCACGTGCACCCACACAATAGCAGTTCTAACTTCTAAGTTCTAACCAGTTGTATTGTTAGGTATTTTCTCATGTTTAGAGGAAACAAAGATAGCACTAGTAACCAAAGTTCATaaaatatgaagagaagtggaaatGGCAGACCAGGACAAGGAGACCAACAAGATCCCAGCTTACTGGTTAGTGGTTTTACTACCCAACAAATGGCATACTTCTGCTTAAATAGCAAAACTCTATAGATCTTCAAAATGAGTGATTCAGCATGCATTGTGTATCAACATCTgacccaccttttctatctcaacCTGCTCTTTTTTGGTGAAGCCACTGGCAGCTAGTTCTTTGTCCAAGGCACCAGAAGACTTTTGAATGGATAGAAAGGACGGCCTGCCACTGTCATCATCATCAGTTTCTGACCCATCATGTCCACCTTTCTCTGTAAGATTAAACCTAATAAAAAAGGAAGACAAAGCTTAATAACGAAATGAGTTGTAATGGATTATTTTGAAAATTTGAGATTTCACTCCATAAGGTGATAAACCTTTTGTTAAAGAACTTGTAGATGCACCCAATATCTCGATCAAAATACCTGCAAAAACAAACCTCATGAATATAGAATAAAGCAGTCTTTAGTTAGCTATCAGAATATGCTACATACATCTGGGCATTCCGATGTGAAACAGATACCATCTGTGGGAAGTCAATCATCGTAACTGTTTCATCATCATCAATCTGTAGAACATCAATACCCATGAGAATAAAATATAAGGTAAGATACATACTGACATATCACACAATAATAATAGAGTCAATTATTCTTGTTGAAGAATTAAACAGTGAAAACACCACTTTTTCGCCAAATGACAGTTTGCAGGCATGTGTTTTCTTATTGTAATTGCATCACGATCATATCTTTTAGTACAATGGGAAGCAGAAGTATTGCCAAAGGTTACAATCCAAGTCATTATTTCCCTTCAAAACCACTGATATCACAGCATACTAAAGAGGCAGGACTGACAAAACACAATGGGTACCATAAACAACAGAATCTAAAAAATTGTGAACGCAATACAAATACAAGAGGAAAACGAGCACATGCGAGCTGATTTATCTACGTGAAATAATAAGAGAGGCTAAAAGTTGCTATACCATGATGTTGAATTCATTAAAATCACAATGTATCAGTCCATGCTCCGCCAAACGAATTACAAGCCCGAGAATTCTGTCAAAGACATCGTCTGGATTTTGCAATTTGCTTATCTGAACACTGCATCACAGGATACAGCACCTATCAGTTTCTTCATAATAGTCTCTTGATTAAAATAAATAATTCATTTACCAAGAATGTTAACTTACAGTGGATACCCCGGCACCAGAGACATAATCACACAATGCCGGTTGCAGTCCACGGCCGTGGGAACAGGAAATCCATGGTCTCCTAAAGCCTGAAAAAAGGAACGGGACAACAACAGAAGATTATTTACCAAATGAGCGGAAAGCAATTTAGTTAGCTTCAACGAATAAAAAGTGTAGCTGTGCAAGAACCTTCATAAAAGCAAATTCCTTTAGGGCCGCAAGGCGTGATAGATAGAGCCAGTTAAAGCTCCTCCGGTGCGCCAAATAGTCACGCTTCGATTTGACAGCCCTAAAAGATGTCCTACCCAACCTATGAAGCTTCATGGCCAACACTGTTCCATCCTCCGTGGCAACCTCAAATATATCTACAAAAGATGGAGCATTAAACAAAGAGTATTTGACATTTTCTTGCTACAGCTCTAAGGCTTCATATGGCGTTGCTGTGAATTCCTAACCTAGCTTGGCTGAGCTTTTCAAATGCTTATTTTCTTGATAAAGATTGAATCGATATGTTATAGCGATGCACACCATGTGTTTTATGTAAGGCCAACCGTTAGCATGTATTTCTCATGTACCATTAAATATATAAGCTACTGTGTATAATATAAGAACAACACAACAACAGTAAACTGAGCCCAAGAAAGATGAGTCAGGCAATATGTACCTGACTCCTTTCCAACGCCGATCTGACGGCCAACGGAAGAAAAGACTCCGCGATTCACCAATGTTTTGATTGCGAGAAAGTCATAACCAAGATAGGTTAGGCGATACCCATCATCTGAAGCCAGCGAAGTCAAGAAAGCAACAATGATAATCCAGATATCCATCTAACATTAGAAAGAAGAAAGATTCAAGATTGACGACTCACACTTTTTGCAATCATGGTGAACCAGTTTGTTCTTCAGTAAATTCCGCAGCACCTTATATGTGCCTCCATGCCTAAATCCACGAAGAATTAGGAGCATTCAGCGACATAATAGACAGATATATTAAACCACGCGGTGCATTACATGTGTAACAAGGTGGACAAGAATACTGAGCCTCGTCACAGAGAAGTAGAGAACCTAAGTTGTTTGAAGACTTGATCTAGGAGCTCAATTTTTCATCACCATAGAAATTAACTTATATTACATTGATGAAATCAAACTTCTAGACAGGAAGTTCCAGTTTTGTTCTAACCAATTGTCATGGATATGTACTAATATAAATATCATCTGTCAAAACAGCGAACATTTGAAGGAACTACAAGAATCCTACTGATTGCCCATCACAGTTTGCGTAGGTACAGAACTTATCCATAAAGAAATATGCAGGTCCAAGCACCACTAGTGAGCTCAAATTAAAACCCACGAGCTATCATATCAACCCCCTACACGCCGCAACTAAATAGAGTGATAACCAGAACCAATTTAGCAAACCACACATCACAATTCTAGTGCATAGGAACGAGAACCAATATGCATAGGGG contains:
- the LOC124660611 gene encoding serine/threonine-protein kinase rio2-like: MKLDVNALRYLSKDDFRVLTACEMGMRNHEIVPVELVDRIAGLKHGGTYKVLRNLLKNKLVHHDCKKYDGYRLTYLGYDFLAIKTLVNRGVFSSVGRQIGVGKESDIFEVATEDGTVLAMKLHRLGRTSFRAVKSKRDYLAHRRSFNWLYLSRLAALKEFAFMKALGDHGFPVPTAVDCNRHCVIMSLVPGYPLVQISKLQNPDDVFDRILGLVIRLAEHGLIHCDFNEFNIMIDDDETVTMIDFPQMVSVSHRNAQMYFDRDIGCIYKFFNKRFNLTEKGGHDGSETDDDDSGRPSFLSIQKSSGALDKELAASGFTKKEQVEIEKFIDENAEENDSNSDDDDDDVDSTSERESEGGDDVSVKINSLKIADQDCASVPDLVEMHSNAPVTLSDEHATSTSPSGENKSANPTTDSTGDAKGSAESGGDDEESSAEDTEDEDDALLTKQLNKQRKRAMATALGRRRPLTSRNTYKDKGKGTMNSKIQKQACQW